From Erigeron canadensis isolate Cc75 chromosome 5, C_canadensis_v1, whole genome shotgun sequence:
ATAAGTTAATCGGTTTGTGTTTTGGAATTGGTAATCGATCAGGAACCGACGGTTATTGataacctataatcggtttgTACGAAGTCGGTTCCTATCCGgttaggttaaccggttttgCTTCGGGTCGATTAGGTTAACCGGGTTCTTTGTGCATCTCTACTCCAAGATACCTTGGTATTGCAACTTGCAAGTACGCAAAGGCAACCACTTAAAGATCAGTTATGATTTTGGTTTCAAAAAAGCTAGGCGGCATGGTTTAATGGGCTTGGAAGAGGTAAAATAAACCAGTATTGGTTGGATAATTTGGGCCTAAGGCATGTTATCTATTTAGTACTATTAACAACTCTTATAGTTTTAGGGGAGTATTAATTTGCCTATATTTGGTTTAtataaaggaaaaggaaaatgattaatctttctaTAAGACCATACACATCGGTAAACAAATTTTCAAGTCGGTTGGAGAAAGTGAGCTAGGCCCACCAATTTTCTTCCATAAATTTTCAAGTCGGTTGGAGAAAGTGAGCTAGGCCCACCatttagaagaaaaagaaaaagaaaaaaagtaaacGGTTGTAGCTTATTGAAAAACTAATCTTTGCCTTCAGccttttagaaaagaaaaaagagaataCGATATAATTAATATTGTCGCTTGTCAATGATATGAACTTgaaattaatttaaatgatcCAAGATGATATGGCCATGAATGAGTTATTAGGTACGCACCATTTGATCTAAAACTTatcatattgttttttattacaTGCTAATGAACTAGACTCTCAAAATTGATCTAGCTTAAGGCCCCAAAAAATTTAAGCCAACACTACTTatataaatgagaaaaaaaatgaaagaatgaGTTCATTCCTTCCCTTCCTGTGAGATGATTTGTACACCACCTATTTTTGACCGTACACCACCAAATGTGCTTTAGAGTGTTGTACAAGACAATACTATATAGCATGTTTGGTGGTGTACGGTCAAAATCTGGTGGTGTACAGATTACTTCCCTTCCTAATAGTATTGCTTAATTTATAGGTACCAGTCCCGTAAAAATGAGCATACTTAAAAAAGATAGTTACGGGAAAAATAAAACCACTACAAACAATGTTGTATCTGttcacatttttatttaatgtgaacaaataaaaatttttgtcacgcttttatgcgtgtaaaattatataaaaataaaagtgtgtagaaaatTCCCCcactaaaaactaaaaagtgtgtataactaaaagttcacactttttagtgtggactttcacaattattttgtaacacctcatttgtccatGGTAACTAAAAAGTTAGCGTGGACAAATAATgtattacaaaataattatgaaagtccacACTAAATAGTGtgatcttttaattagttttacacactttttagtgtagaaaaatttctacacacttttaaaactatataattttacacacataaaagcgtgacaaatttttaatttgttcacactaactaaaaaTGTAGATAAATgaaacattatttgtagtgaatCGAACTTTCATCGCATTATCATTAGTAAAAGTTATCAAGTTCATTTATATTCTatgtatttatctttattttacgggaaaaatacttagaaaagtaacatatttacctaaaattcctaaaaaggagaacctattttgttttcgtttaaTTAAAGGAtacaattttcataaatttcctaATATGGGGAAGATCGTTAGTTTTAGACGCCAGTTAGCCGTTAACATCGTTAGTCTGCTTACATGACATTACTAAAACAACTATTCATCTTATTCTCCCCCTTTCCACTCCATCCGCCGGCAACCACCCCCTTGCAGCACCACCGCCGCCTGCCACCTCTCCCTCGTTGGAAAACAGATCCGGCAGCCACCACAAACAACCCTCTAGGGTTTTCTTCAACTCTAAACTCCAAATACTCCATCACCACCACTGCTCCGCCGCCGTTGCTACTCCGCCGCTGCTTCTGTTCGACTTCTAGCTGCCACCACTCGACTCCATAATCGTCCAGGAGGGTAAGGAACAAGTGGGAAACGTTTTTAGGTTTTGCAACATGAAAACTAAGCATGGATAGATCTATAACGACCTATTTAGAAGCTTGAACGTTCCCCCTTCTTCCTAGACCGTCATGGGGTGGTGATGGTACGGCGGTACGTGGCTGCGACGGGAAGAAAagagagaagaaaaagagaaaacatTAGGTTtttaaagagaaaagaaatggttttgttttaaaagattatggagTCGAGTGGTGGCAGCTGGAAGTAGAACAGAAGCAGCGGCGGCGGAGCAATGGTGGCTATGGAGTATTTGGAGTCTAGAGTTGAAGAAAACCCTAGAGGGTTGTTTGTGGTGGCTGCCGATTTGTTTTCCGGCGAGGGAGAGGTGGCAGACGACGGTGGTGCTGcaccgggggggggggggtaggtGGCCGGTGGATGGAGTATAAAGAGGGGGAAGAAGGTGAATAGTTGTTTTAGTAATGCCACGTAAGCAAACTAACAATGTTAACGGCTGACTGACATCTAAAACTAACGATCTTCCCCTTATTaggaaatttatgaaaactgtatcctttaaataaacgaaaacaaaataggttctcctttttaaaatttttagataaataggttacctttttatgtatttttctcttattttaacTAGTTTAGGGTTTGGAATTCAAGTTGATTCTCATATACATTCCAATTCCAAGTCATATTAAGCCAAACATCCCTTAAATTTTAGGTAAATTTCGATGTTTTTAAGTTGAATTTATATATCGAGCTAATTATGTTAAATCCaatttaaaaatgtaaacatGTGATCGCTAACTATATAAAATGCGCTCTATTTTTATccatttgaaatatttaaatgaTGCAACATCATTTGTAAGTTGTTTTTTGTCACTACTTACTAACTCGATAAAAAGTTGGAATaaaacttaactatataaatcTTAAATCTTTTCTATATAATCAATTTGATCATACATGTACGTTATGTTACTAGATGCTTTACATAGTCAATAGTTATGTATGTACAATAAGAAAAACCAAAGAATTTCAATGAATCAAATAAGAAACAATCTATGAATCTATATACCGATCGATCATGCCATGAACTTCAACTTTGGCTCCTTGTGGCTGTTATATGAATTTTCATTTCATAGCTTCAAGTCGTCCATGGCTGAAGTTCGAACAAAACGAGAGATTTCGATTTGTTCGTTTCATCTAAGCAGGGTATGAGAATGCTTGAGGAGATTATTCAATGGCGTGTTTCGTGCATTACAAAGTATATTCTTCACCTTTTCTGTCATCTGTTTCAAGCAATAATTGAGCAATTAATGAAAAATGAGCAGAAATAAGTAAAGGTTATTGAACCTTAATTTGCATTAATTAATATGTCTTGAGCAATTAATGAAAAATGAGCAGAAATAAGAAAAGGTTATTGAACCTTAATTTGCTTTAATTAATATGTCAGGAAGGAGAATTCGAATTGTAGCTGGATGTATATATTATGGTTCATGATAATGACTTAACTAGTGCACCTGTCCAAGACTTCCGGTTGGATAGGGGACGACTCGACGACGGCTGAGTACAGAAGGAGGAGATTTCCGACTTTTTTCTTCGCCATTATTTGGTTTGCTTCTACTTCTTGTTGTCATCGTTGGAGTTGCCTCTTGAGGccatctttttttcattttcgttgTCGTGCTTGGTATGCTTGGTTCCTTTAAAGGTACACATATAACAAATAATAAGTATTATTGTAAACAAATATTTGtcgatatataatatattgagCATGGAATGAAATTTATGAAGAAGCATACCATTACAACATTGCTTCTGCTTCTTGTTGTGATGTTGGAAGCCAAATTATGTTGCCATTGATTCTCAAGAATGCCAGGAAGGGACGATTCCTAAATTtatcatatgccaaaaaacattatatatatatatgtacaacacaaaaaaaatgaCTTATGAAAGCGTTTAATATATAAGTTTAGCTCGTTTGATTTTGATTTACCAGAAACAACACCGTCGCGCAATTCTTGAGAACTTCAAGATTCATTCGAACATCATCAAGACTCCTGCATATATagtaacaaaaaaattaatcttgattaattaattaatcttttttctttcaattctcTTTGTTTTCGTGTACAAATATGATCATGAAATGATatcgatctatatatatgtacctgTGTTTTTGTTCACCAAGTCCAAAATAAGTAGCTAATGAAGCCATTTTCATATCACCGGCTCTCCTTCCGAATTTCTCAGACAAAACCCCTAGAGAATCAATCAATGCTACGGGCTCAGGTGAAGGCTTACCGATTTCCTTAAACGCTTCTTTAATCCTAACGCAATCAAACCGTCGAATATTATGTCCAGCCCAAATCCTACCATTCAAAATCTCAAATATTTTATCAGCAACTTCTTCAAAAGAAGGAGCTTCTAAAACCGTCCCCCTTGATATCCCATGACACCTTGCAGGATTCACCCCGACCGCGGTCAAGTCACCTGGTCGAATCAACGTGCAATAACTCTCGAGCTCGAGTAGCTTTCGTGGACAAACCACCATAGCTCCAAACTCTAACACCCAGAATTTTTGTCCAGGTTTTCTTGGGACGTTTGTTTCCAAATCGAAAAACACAATCTCGTTCGACGACATTTCTTGCATTGATCAAACAGTTAGTTAATCTAGCTTTACTATAACTTATGAATTTTGATTAAGATATATTGACTTTGAGAGATTATCAACTGCATAGATTGCATATtggttacatatatataaagaaaaatgaaatgcaTGGAGGATATGGTTGATTAACTTGTAATTCAAGTTAAACAAAATGTTGAGGTCTATAGGGTTTAATTAGAGTTATGATCAGGAAGTCCTTATGGAAAAGTAAAGCAATCCCAGGTATGAAGGAAACCTAGCTAGCTTGATGTCGTGTGTGATATAGggaatgtttttttgttttcctcCATTAAAGAtggaaatatatgtttttagttaaaAGACTAAATTTACAAAAGTAGCCTTGAATAGAAGCAAAGTGTAGTCACGCAAGAAACTGGTTAACTCTTGGCTTACGTAATTTCAATTTGAACCTAGCTAGCAAGCTGGCTTGGATTACCCcaaataattaatttgttgtcaatGAAATTGTtattctaaaaattaaaaaaagtgcAAATTTTATTCCTTAAAACAACTCTTAATGGGGTTATGAAACTCGACCGATACATACAGCCgagttggatatatatatatatatatatatcggtcGATTGACGATACGAGTTTGTCATACTTGGTCTAAAAATCTATCCGGATTCCAGATtcgggtcaacttggtcaagaTTCGGTTGTATCGGTCATGACTCGGCTATATCGGTCAAGACTTGGCTGTAGCAAATCGGGTCAACCAtagtcaaatttttttttttcttttcttttttgaagcttttatgaattatgtAATTGTTTCCagacaattatgtttaaaaaactattatctatatatatatatataagctataaCTAACCAATCCGATTCTGatccaatttttaaaaaattctgaTCTCCTTACTTATCCGATTTCAATTCTAGAGTTTTGCAACCTTCCTCCTAGGCTGGACGGAGCGCATAGGCAACGAGTAGGTATCAGATCGGTACTGGTTTGAACACCACCCATCCAACCGGTACCGGTAGGGTGGGAAGGGTTTTGGGGAAGGTGGTGCCAATTTCCTattgttttttgtcttttctttttgcttttttttttgtttttgttttttttcttttatttatttcttttttatttttttatatgtttaaataaaatagaaaaaggtaatagtgtaaaaaagtaaaaaagaataaaaaagagaaGCGCCTGGGTAAGTTACTAAAAACACTCCACCCCCTCTTTTGTCTCACACGAATACCCCCTCCTCCTCTTTTTTACTCTCTCACTCTCCGGTGACACGTCACGCTCTTCAGCCGGTTGTCGTCGCCGCCTATGGTTCCTCCTCCGCCGCTGACGTCCGGTAACACTTCTTCCTTCTCTGATTTTGTCATGTAACATTGATGATTTTGTTCCCGAAGCTGTTTATTTTTGAGttgatttttatttgatttgtatctatatttatatatcctGTATCTATTTATTAAGTTTAACCTAATTTTCGTTTATTAATTTGAGAATCAAGGTAATTTCAAATTTCACACTTAATACATCAATTCACACCTTCTGTATGTATTCTGTATCTATCATAGCTGTTAAGGGCGAAAGCGAACTCAAAGCGCAATGACCCCAAATGGGGCGTaggcgagaggcgcaaaaaaagcgCGGGCccgaataaaaaaaaaggcGTAGAGGAGTATTAAAAATTTCAGTGTCTCTAACAAATGATAATGAAGAAAAATTCAACTAAGAAGGTATATAAAATAGCATAAGAgtcttaataatataaatatagaagaAAACTTACATTTTAGTTAAATGAAGAATAGCATGATGaatgatgatattgatgataatgatgtaTACCAAGAGATTTTTGGAACAAACATTCTGTTGTGATATCCTTATAATAAACATGAACTTTTATGTGGAACAAAAGGTTTATTTATATGGAAAAGTGTAGCTAGGCGCTTCATACAGTTAGTGGGCCTTGGGCCTAGGGTTTCAGGCGTTAAGGTTGTGCCTTGCCCGCcttttgcgcctaggcgcaagtGGCGCTCGCCTTTGACAACTATGGTATCTATAGGTCTATTAGTAGGTGCATATActaatttgagaattttagtgtgaatttgaaatttttacTGCAATAGAACACGAATAGTGTGTACTGTACTCCTGTCTCCTGTAGTTACTCTCTCATATGTCtctaatatagatagatacacgCTTATATGTACATATAGGTTTGTTAATTTGACCTAATTTAGAGTATCGTGCTTATTGAGTGTAAATGTGTAATTGACATTCACACCGATAAAAATGAGCTTTATGTAATTCGAGTTACATGAATCTGTatgttaataaactaaaactaattcTATCCTTGAGGCTTATTGCAATGTGGATTCTATTCGAGTTAATGAAGTTTGAGATATTTATTGCTTTCATTGAAGTGAATCTGAATTCTTTCAGAAAAGTGATACTATTTCGCATAATTGTTGGATGAAATGATTTAACCATTTGGTTGTGATGCTAAAACAGATGGTATTGATCTATATTGTTTAATTTAAGCttgatctttaaaaaaaaattttttttttcactcgttccctttttatatatgtattacttACATCTGATGGATTGTAGAGTAATGAAGGACTTCAATCCTAATCTATTGGAATCGTCATCTGCTGATGGTGAAGGTGCATACTTTCTCTGTGTTTGTTATTTTACTTCAATTATTTCTGGTTTTGTTTATTTACTTTCAAGTTAATGGATTGTTGCAGACAAAAAGGAGTCTCCTAATTTGTTGCAAGCGTTATCTTGTTACGGTTAAGGTGcataatttctttttatttttgtttttgtttttcactttaatcaatcaaaatcccaagtttaatttatttcttCATTTATTAACAATTTCATTAATTGTAGCAGGAACGCAGAACTCCTTTTTTAGAGACTTAGAATTATCAATTGCAAAAGGTGCCtaattttttctacaaataattTATTCCATGTTTAATCAATTGATTGACATGTAATATATGTAAAGTATACTGAAGTTGTTAAAATCTTTTATGTGAATTGGTATGATGATCACTAGTTACAAAGATCATTCTACTTGCACTTGAGAAATTTAAATCAATAACATTTCAAGATCTGCTATTATCACCATGAACTCAACTTCAATGACATCTTTCTGTTAGGAAAATTTAATGTTAATAACAATTTATGTAAAACTCAACTTTACAGTGTGTGTCTGCACACACAATGTCATTAAATTGTTCAATTCATTTATGTGAACCGATATTGGCAATCATTAAAATTAGTGAGAAAGATTGATCAAGATGTTATTGGtgtatttcttttaaaattttgagaACATGTTTTTATGGTTTTGTTTCAAACTTGAAGATGAAAAAACTAATTGTAAATTGGTAAAttaaagttataataattaatattggGAAAATGACTTCTGATGCATCAGCAGTACCTAGACGATGTCGTTGcaacctttttttattttaaaaaaatccgtTTTAGTATAATATCATTATGTTTAAGATAAATATTGGTTTGGTGTTTTTGGAATTATCTCGTGGCCGAGGGATATATATAAATctgtttatataatatatacttactttgtttacgaaaatcaatggtttATTTGTAATTTCTTTGCTTGTTTTCCTTTATTATTAAGCAAATTTAGATTTTAACAAGTTGAGACTTCCGACTCTCAATTAACTATTATACCtaagttgaaaaaaattaactatTATACCTGTCCTTTTTTTAATATCAGAACTAGCAGAAACGTGGCTTGTAGCTGTTGATGATAGGCAAGGTGCATAATGTTTGTTTTCTCTTTCAATTTTTCAATCTCAATTGATCAAAGTTGattgtattaattaatgtattatcAAATTGGATGGATTGTAACAAATAAGTCTAATATTAGCAGATCCAGATCAGAAAGGAAAGGTGCTTAATTTCGCTCTATTTTTTTCCTTCAGTTATTCCtggtttaattatttatattttaatagttTCATTGATTGTAGCACCTAAATGTCGgagtgttttatttttattagtgaTGCCCAATGTTTTCAATATTGGCACTATAGCGGTCCAATAGCGGTGCTATGACGTTTTTTATTATCATCCTTTATGGCCCAAACTTCAACACAACATAATAAACAGTTAAACACTATTTTTGGCAGTATTAACACTAATGTTTCAACTCACACTTTTAAGGTTGATTTCTCTATTTCAATTATTCcctgtttattttatatattacttaCAATCTGATGGATTGTATCAGAAACGAAGGACTTCAATCCTAAGCTATTCAAATTGTCGTGCTCTGATGATGAAGGTGCATAATTTATATCTCTTTGTTATTTTACGTCACTTATTTCTGTTTTAATCTTTTTACTAGCATCTTCATGTGTTGATGCAGAAAAGGAGGATTCTCCTGATTTCTTGCAAGTTTCATCTTGTAACTGTCAAGGTGCATAACTtcttattgtttttttgtttttactttaatcaattaaagtcccaagtttaatttatttatccaTATTTTAACAATTTCATTAATTGTAGCAGGAACGATGAACTCCCTTTTTAGAGACTTAGAGTTGGCAATTGCAAAAGGTGCATATTCTTTTCTTCAATTACTTAATTTTACGTATGATTATATATTTGCTAGATTTATGGTTTGTAGTTGTTGATGATAAGGCAAGgtgcatttttttttctttttccttgaatttttcaatctcaattgatcaaagttgattgtattaattaatgtattaacAAATTGGATGGATTGTAGCAAATAAGTCGGATGTCAGCAGATCCAGATCAGAAAGGAAAGGTGCATAATTTTGCTCTATTTTTTCCTTCAATTATTTCCgatttagtttatttatatgttaataGTTTCATTGATTGTAGCACCTAACAAAATGTCGGAGTGTTACAGTTATGTCTCTTTGTTTTTTACTTAGGTACTAGCTTATTCCCGGGCTGATTGATAATATTAAGACAAAAAGAGATGGTGATATTTCTCTTGAAAATTGGCATATAGTcgtttcaagaaaaaaaataagttagataattaattttaatttctatGAGACTTAGGctagaaaagaaataaatcattTAGAAAatggtttaaactttaaataaggatgatgtcataaatcaagacaataaaaaagaaataattattaTACAGAAGTCTAAAAATAACTAGTAAGCATTGTTTAgaaaataatgatgtcataagaacttatgttttatttattatacaagAGATTTTCTATGTAATCGTgctataacattttttattttcatcctttttggcCCAAACTTCACAACATAATAAGCACTTATTTTTGCAAGTATTAACACTAATGTTTCAACTATAGACACTTTAAGCTTGATTACTTTATTTCAATTATTCCctgtttattttgtatattactTACAATCTGATGGATTGTAGCAGAAACGAAGGACTTCAATCC
This genomic window contains:
- the LOC122602239 gene encoding protein NEN4, which gives rise to MQEMSSNEIVFFDLETNVPRKPGQKFWVLEFGAMVVCPRKLLELESYCTLIRPGDLTAVGVNPARCHGISRGTVLEAPSFEEVADKIFEILNGRIWAGHNIRRFDCVRIKEAFKEIGKPSPEPVALIDSLGVLSEKFGRRAGDMKMASLATYFGLGEQKHRSLDDVRMNLEVLKNCATVLFLESSLPGILENQWQHNLASNITTRSRSNVVMEPSIPSTTTKMKKRWPQEATPTMTTRSRSKPNNGEEKSRKSPPSVLSRRRVVPYPTGSLGQMTEKVKNILCNARNTPLNNLLKHSHTLLR